A genomic segment from Cuculus canorus isolate bCucCan1 chromosome 18, bCucCan1.pri, whole genome shotgun sequence encodes:
- the ATAD5 gene encoding ATPase family AAA domain-containing protein 5 isoform X1 — protein sequence MVGRVAVAALAASLPDKDGDAQACKKRREEDASAKTITTYFSPLAKPADKVLSPPKPNNILDYFKKTTEKATLSVVAEENKTPLDADDIDFGTPFKPSLKRKRKGKRVNLNNKQREMKESENEREIVISDDSREITGLKQDSNDFIATCTLVDQKCPRELAEDCVQRENSSDAVICRKNVKKVGSEINGTKNRIRKSRKRKHKVNMDLSESFSSEIQLNEKCKKETEDKKTMVSSTIAECDVTIGDSSVEFLTDDKTSQVNNSIITVSFEDFLKSQGENNEGHGEEDTKPTIDNSAPANEMDKSDSICDPEKCEESQQLPLRTVTVLAQVHSIPPKLPPLCKEQKGSRKIASIFLKQKGCVGEKESSPPFSDSEQTEQVTQKRKSNVVIEEEELELAVLETAGSDSLKPRCTLEERHQFMKAFRQPTSDLTKSGVKKAPGKQKQAIGKSSKEKEGPEDDTLSNKGLESGVPGDCVDKYTHSSPERNRTKTKRPKKIQRKENRRRASETKKRNVSNSSNYNGDDLGASVLTQESTLDVRISSNPQGNELRRSLRQKKIKPSKNLTPKKTKVKKTFSEDELNSSPFHTSTPKVSKRSSKKSNEYKAEVITVPFDGSSPIRMRFTRINTTAKSNNAEAKQNEELNSKNIKISSTSKNISKAKQLIEKAKAIRHNRSKVNEELSGPVRRSSRQRALDEKKKIEENEESVIILHSSLSNDSTTVQNVKQKNLRSLNDVLGKKPRNLKTAKNSRGKLRCPPSFPGRNAQNSAGEPVVIFDDSSQDASENSQDDEQFRAKREFLMSGLPESLKRQIAKKAAAMEAYSLASSCFKTVVHVQQKDEGYPMWELKSPSCPLLTKLRKLNSEITDVTKITLSLGEFSTVNSKLTGNSSAPVLSGHRPVLPDTFRKDLLDEITSSNSQFPVRKYFYKFLNKQTERLGSGNSIQESRDDTASSEVAQKHADHSKETKRKRKETEDHRSKRRKQIESAETEIKSIDSRKIISPASGENQAEAEQATHLGNKKTQKPGIMTGDTEYLPEPNAFSGVEKEDTLWTEKYQPQDSSELVGNKKEIEKLHSWLKEWKKRADWEEKRNQKGEKEDKEHQDSLDNFDFKDNKSDIEEETGLCNTVLITGPPGVGKTAAVYACAQELGFKIFEVNASCQRSGRQILSQLKEATQSHQVDKKGVNAHKPCFFNSCSSAKSPKKMYSPKKVISPRKPPLSPKRAGLKRSLPPKTLANYFKISSKRKDNDGTVTAQEKNKGNSQNSHEEKKDAQIKSINKEVEGGEHNRKSATSLILFEEVDIIFDEDAGFLSAIKTFMATAKRPIVLTTNDPTFSLMFDGYFEEINFKTPSLMNAASYLQVLCLAENLRTDVKDLAALLTTNNCDIRQCVLYLQFWVRSGGGCLKDKCLARHGGDETSKADHVINSEKPTDAKTDLSPADAHLQELPKCDTGCVETLLGLKNILLPSEDLFTFLKHKMTTMEKWNKLMQLLTEFQMKKVDFIYSNLEVILPLPVQVLSNQSEASNSTLARTAIAPSKNRSTHSSGKKSKKTKNQKRLEILDDSDLFDSGLNYSSEFITLPSDSPTTHAEVNKEASKLLMNKEGKDIKTKTPGNEKKSALVVQCLNSLAEFVEDMSFLDCCINTDTKEPLEFSKDEGFNWLNGKIKYGLCDEFSIESTDWWSFQSCSEIKAAIEALSFNKCSVSISQNLESSVSTSKTPESNRLEGLTLHISNTRNYVSFSHSADSSVHEKAERRLAVIRTAFSRSPLNLGNKQASILEYLPTLRSICRSEKLKEQGKTKRRFLHYLEGIHLDIPKQMINALSLEFP from the exons ttggattattttaaaaagacaactGAGAAAGCTACGTTATCAGTtgtagcagaagaaaataaaacaccattGGATGCTGATGACATAGACTTTGGGACACCTTTTAAACCATCTTTAAAGcggaagaggaaagggaagagggtCAATTTAAATAATAAGCAAAGGGAGATGAAAGAATCTGAGAATGAACGTGAAATAGTAATTAGTGatgacagcagagaaataacAGGACTGAAACAAGACAGTAATGATTTTATAGCTACTTGTACTTTAGTTGACCAAAAATGTCCCAGAGAATTAGCAGAAGACTGTGTGCAAAGAGAGAACTCCTCAGATGCTGTCATCtgcagaaaaaatgtgaaaaaagttggttctgaaataaatggaacAAAAAATAGGATAAGAAAAtcaaggaaaaggaagcacaAAGTAAATATGGATTTGTCTGAAAGTTTTTCATCTGAGATCCAGTTGAATGAAAAGTGTAAAAAGGAAACGGAAGATAAGAAAACAATGGTGTCTTCTACAATAGCAGAGTGTGATGTTACTATTGGTGATTCCAGTGTTGAATTTCTTACAGATGATAAGACATCACAGGTAAATAACAGCATAATAACGGTGTCATTTGAGGACTTCTTGAAGAGTCAGGGAGAAAATAACGAAGGTCATGGTGAGGAAGACACAAAGCCAACAATAGACAATTCTGCTCCAGCAAATGAAATGGACAAAAGTGATAGTATTTGTGACCCAGAAAAGTGTGAGGAGTCTCAACAGCTGCCACTCAGAACAGTAACTGTCCTCGCACAAGTTCATTCCATTCCCCCAAAACTACCTCCTTTATGTAAAGAGCAAAAAGGCTCTAGGAAAATAGCTTCCATTTTCTTGAAGCAGAAGGGCTGTGTAGGGGAGAAAGAAAGTAGCCCCCCCTTCTCGGACAGCGAACAAACTGAACAGGTTACTCAGAAGAGAAAATCTAATGTAGTTATTGAGGAAGAAGAATTGGAGTTAGCTGTACTAGAGACTGCAGGGTCGGACTCCTTGAAGCCCAGATGTACCCTGGAAGAAAGACATCAGTTTATGAAGGCGTTTAGACAACCAACGTCAGATTTAACAAAAAGTGGAGTTAAAAAGgcacctggaaaacaaaagcaagccATTGGAAAgtcttccaaagaaaaagaaggaccTGAAGATGACACTCTTTCAAATAAAGGATTAGAAAGTGGGGTGCCAGGAGATTGTGTGGATAAATATACACATTCTAGTCCTGAACGCAACAGGACTAAAACCAAAAGACCTAAAAagattcagagaaaagaaaacagaaggaggGCTTCAGAAACTAAGAAAAGGAATGTCTCCAATAGCAGCAACTATAATGGTGATGATTTAGGAGCTAGCGTTCTTACTCAGGAAAGCACCTTAGACGTGAGAATTTCATCGAATCCACAAGGAAATGAGTTAAGGAGGAGTttaaggcagaagaaaataaaaccatccaAAAATCTTACACCTAAAAAAACTAAGGTTAAAAAGACCTTTTCTGAAGATGAATTAAATAGCTCTCCTTTTCACACCTCTACACCAAAAGTAAGCAAGCGATCTTCAAAGAAGAGTAATGAGTACAAAGCCGAGGTGATTACAGTGCCTTTTGATGGCAGCAGCCCAATAAG AATGAGGTTTACACGTATCAATACGACTGCCAAATCAAATAAtgctgaagcaaagcaaaatgaagagtTGAACTCCAAAAATATAAAG ATAAGCTctacttctaaaaatatatccaaagcaaaacaactgaTTGAAAAAGCAAAGGCCATACGGCATAATAGATCAAAGGTCAATGAAGAGTTATCAGGTCCTGTGCGGCGCTCATCTCGACAGCGTGCtcttgatgagaaaaaaaaaatagaagaaaatgaa GAATCGGTAATAATTTTACATTCAAGCCTGAGTAATGACAGTACTACAGTGCAGAATgtgaagcaaaaaaatcttCGGAGCTTAAATgatgttttggggaaaaagccTAGAAACCTGAAGACTGCAAAGAACTCACGCG ggaaacTGAGGTGTCCGCCTTCCTTCCCAGGCAGAAATGCTCAGAACTCTGCAGGTGAACCAGTTGTGATCTTTGATGACAGCAG CCAAGATGCATCTGAAAATTCTCAAGATGATGAACAGTTCAGAGCAAAACGTGAATTCTTGATGAGCGGATTGCCAGAGTCGCTGAAAAGACAGAttgcaaagaaagcagcagcaatggaAGCGTACTCTCTTGCCAGTTCATGTTTTAAGACTGTCGTCCATGTACAGCAGAAGGATGAAG GTTACCCAATGTGGGAACTGAAGTCGCCATCGTGTCCTCTATTAACTAAGCTAAGGAAATTGAATTCTGAAATCACTGATGTCACAAAAATCACTCTCTCGCTTGGTGAATTTTCCACTGTGAATTCAAAACTAACTGGAAATTCTTCTGCACCTGTG CTTTCTGGCCACCGACCGGTTCTTCCTGATACATTCAGGAAAGATTTACTTGATGAGATCACGTCTTCTAATTCTCAGTTTCCTGTGAGAAAATACTTCTACAAGTTTCTGAATAAGCAAACGGAACGGTTGGGTTCTGGAAACAGTATACAAG aaagCAGAGATGACACTGCCAGTTCTGAGGTAGCTCAGAAACATGCTGACCATTCgaaggaaacaaagaggaaaaggaaagaaacagaagaccacagatcaaaaagaagaaaacaaattgaaagtgcagagactgaaataaaatccatagattccaggaaaattatttctccagCATCTGGAGAAAACCAAGCAGAGGCGGAACAAGCAACACATTTGGGAAACAAGAAGACCCAGAAACCAGGCATTATGACAGGAGACACTGAATATTTACCAGAGCCAAATGCATTTTCAG GTGTTGAAAAGGAAGACACACTCTGGACAGAAAAATACCAGCCTCAAGATTCCAGTGAACTTGTAgggaacaagaaagaaatagaaaagctaCACAG CTGgttaaaagaatggaaaaaaagagctgattgggaagaaaaaagaaatcagaaaggggaaaaggaggacaaaGAGCATCAAG ATTCACTGGACAACTTTGACTTCAAAGATAATAAATCTGATATTGAGGAGGAGACCGGCCTTTGCAACACAGTTCTGATCACTGGCCCACCGGGAGTGGGGAAAACTGCCGCAGTATATGCTTGTGCACAGGAGCTTGGTTTTAAG ATCTTTGAAGTTAACGCCTCTTGCCAGCGTAGTGGTAGACAGATACTCTCACAATTAAAAGAAGCTACTCAGTCTCATCAAGTGGACAAAAAAGGTGTTAACGCGCATAAGCCTTGCTTTTTTAACAGCTGTAGCAGTGCCAAGTCACCAA aaaaaatgtattctcCAAAGAAAGTTATTTCACCAAGGAAACCTCCGCTGTCACCGAAAAGAGCAGGATTAAAACGAAGCTTGCCCCCTAAAACCCTTGCAAACTATTTCAAGATTTCTTCCAAACGTAAAGATAATGATGGAACAGTGACAgctcaggagaaaaacaaag GGAATAGTCAGAAttcacatgaagaaaagaaagatgctcAAATTAAGTCGATAAACAAAGAAGTAGAAGGAGgagaacacaacagaaaaagtgCAACATCTCTCATTCTTTTTGAAGAG GTAGATATAATATTTGATGAGGATGCAGGATTTCTAAGTGCAATAAAGACATTCATGGCGACTGCAAAGAGACCCATAGTTCTTACCACCAATG ATCCAACGTTCAGCTTGATGTTTGATGGCTATTTTGAAGAAATCAACTTTAAAACCCCTTCCTTG ATGAACGCTGCTAGCTATCTTCAGGTGCTGTGTCTGGCCGAGAACCTACGAACAGATGTAAAAGATTTGGCTGCTCTGTTAACCACAAATAACTGTGACATCAGACAATGTGTTCTCTACTTACAATTTTGGGTTAGAAGTGGAGGTGGATGCTTAAAAGACAAATGTCTGGCACGTCATG GAGGAGATGAGACAAGTAAAGCAGATCACGTGATTAATTCTGAAAAGCCTACTGATGCCAAGACTGATTTATCTCCAGCTGATGCGCATCTTCAGGAGCTTCCAAAATGTGATACGGGCTGTGTAGAGACACTGCTTGGCCTTAAGAATATCCTGTTGCCTTCAGAAGACTTGTTTACATTTCTTAAG CACAAAATGACAACCAtggaaaaatggaataaattgatgcagcttctcacagaattCCAGATGAAGAAAGTGGATTTTATATATAGTAATCTTGAAGTTATTCTTCCCTTACCGGTGCAAGTTCTTTCAAACCAATCTGAAGCCTCTAACTCTACACTTGCGAGGACTGCCATTGCTCCTTCGAAAAACAGATCTACTCACAGCTCTGGAAAAAAGtctaaaaaaacaaagaaccaGAAAAGGCTTGAAATATTGGATGATAGTGACTTATTTGATAGTGGACTGAACTATTCATCTGAATTCATAACTTTGCCATCAGACAGTCCTACGACACATGCTGAAGTGAATAAAGAGGCATCAAAGTTGTTGATgaataaagaaggaaaggacaTAAAAACTAAAACCccaggaaatgagaaaaagtctGCTCTTGTTGTTCAGTGCCTAAATTCACTCGCTGAATTTGTGGAGGACATGTCGTTCTTGGATTGTTGCATAAACACAGACACAAAGGAACCGCTGGAGTTTTCTAAGGATGAAGGATTTAATTGGTTAAATGGCAAAATCAAGTATGGTCTTTGTGATGAATTCAGTATAGAAAGTACTGATTGGTGGAGCTTCCAGAGCTGTAGTGAAATAAAGGCAGCTATTGAAGCACTCAGTTTCAACAAATGTTCTGTTAGTATTTCACAAAACTTGGAATCCTCTGTGAGTACCAGTAAAACACCTGAAAGCAATCGGCTGGAGGGACTGACTTTGCATATTTCAAACACAAGAAATTATGTATCCTTCAGTCACTCCGCTGATTCAAG cGTTCAcgaaaaagcagagaggaggcTGGCAGTCATCCGAACTGCTTTTTCCAGAAGCCCTTTAAACCTGGGTAATAAGCAAGCCAGCATACTTGAATACCTCCCCACTCTTCGCAGTATCTGTAGGTCTGAGAAGCTTAAAGAGCAAGGGAAGACTAAAAGAAG gtTCTTGCATTATCTTGAAGGGATTCATCTTGATATACCCAAACAAATGATAAACGCTCTGTCTTTGGAGTTCCCTTGA
- the ATAD5 gene encoding ATPase family AAA domain-containing protein 5 isoform X2, producing MVGRVAVAALAASLPDKDGDAQACKKRREEDASAKTITTYFSPLAKPADKVLSPPKPNNILDYFKKTTEKATLSVVAEENKTPLDADDIDFGTPFKPSLKRKRKGKRVNLNNKQREMKESENEREIVISDDSREITGLKQDSNDFIATCTLVDQKCPRELAEDCVQRENSSDAVICRKNVKKVGSEINGTKNRIRKSRKRKHKVNMDLSESFSSEIQLNEKCKKETEDKKTMVSSTIAECDVTIGDSSVEFLTDDKTSQVNNSIITVSFEDFLKSQGENNEGHGEEDTKPTIDNSAPANEMDKSDSICDPEKCEESQQLPLRTVTVLAQVHSIPPKLPPLCKEQKGSRKIASIFLKQKGCVGEKESSPPFSDSEQTEQVTQKRKSNVVIEEEELELAVLETAGSDSLKPRCTLEERHQFMKAFRQPTSDLTKSGVKKAPGKQKQAIGKSSKEKEGPEDDTLSNKGLESGVPGDCVDKYTHSSPERNRTKTKRPKKIQRKENRRRASETKKRNVSNSSNYNGDDLGASVLTQESTLDVRISSNPQGNELRRSLRQKKIKPSKNLTPKKTKVKKTFSEDELNSSPFHTSTPKVSKRSSKKSNEYKAEVITVPFDGSSPIRMRFTRINTTAKSNNAEAKQNEELNSKNIKISSTSKNISKAKQLIEKAKAIRHNRSKVNEELSGPVRRSSRQRALDEKKKIEENEESVIILHSSLSNDSTTVQNVKQKNLRSLNDVLGKKPRNLKTAKNSRGKLRCPPSFPGRNAQNSAGEPVVIFDDSSQDASENSQDDEQFRAKREFLMSGLPESLKRQIAKKAAAMEAYSLASSCFKTVVHVQQKDEGYPMWELKSPSCPLLTKLRKLNSEITDVTKITLSLGEFSTVNSKLTGNSSAPVLSGHRPVLPDTFRKDLLDEITSSNSQFPVRKYFYKFLNKQTERLGSGNSIQESRDDTASSEVAQKHADHSKETKRKRKETEDHRSKRRKQIESAETEIKSIDSRKIISPASGENQAEAEQATHLGNKKTQKPGIMTGDTEYLPEPNAFSGVEKEDTLWTEKYQPQDSSELVGNKKEIEKLHSWLKEWKKRADWEEKRNQKGEKEDKEHQDSLDNFDFKDNKSDIEEETGLCNTVLITGPPGVGKTAAVYACAQELGFKIFEVNASCQRSGRQILSQLKEATQSHQVDKKGVNAHKPCFFNSCSSAKSPRNSQNSHEEKKDAQIKSINKEVEGGEHNRKSATSLILFEEVDIIFDEDAGFLSAIKTFMATAKRPIVLTTNDPTFSLMFDGYFEEINFKTPSLMNAASYLQVLCLAENLRTDVKDLAALLTTNNCDIRQCVLYLQFWVRSGGGCLKDKCLARHGGDETSKADHVINSEKPTDAKTDLSPADAHLQELPKCDTGCVETLLGLKNILLPSEDLFTFLKHKMTTMEKWNKLMQLLTEFQMKKVDFIYSNLEVILPLPVQVLSNQSEASNSTLARTAIAPSKNRSTHSSGKKSKKTKNQKRLEILDDSDLFDSGLNYSSEFITLPSDSPTTHAEVNKEASKLLMNKEGKDIKTKTPGNEKKSALVVQCLNSLAEFVEDMSFLDCCINTDTKEPLEFSKDEGFNWLNGKIKYGLCDEFSIESTDWWSFQSCSEIKAAIEALSFNKCSVSISQNLESSVSTSKTPESNRLEGLTLHISNTRNYVSFSHSADSSVHEKAERRLAVIRTAFSRSPLNLGNKQASILEYLPTLRSICRSEKLKEQGKTKRRFLHYLEGIHLDIPKQMINALSLEFP from the exons ttggattattttaaaaagacaactGAGAAAGCTACGTTATCAGTtgtagcagaagaaaataaaacaccattGGATGCTGATGACATAGACTTTGGGACACCTTTTAAACCATCTTTAAAGcggaagaggaaagggaagagggtCAATTTAAATAATAAGCAAAGGGAGATGAAAGAATCTGAGAATGAACGTGAAATAGTAATTAGTGatgacagcagagaaataacAGGACTGAAACAAGACAGTAATGATTTTATAGCTACTTGTACTTTAGTTGACCAAAAATGTCCCAGAGAATTAGCAGAAGACTGTGTGCAAAGAGAGAACTCCTCAGATGCTGTCATCtgcagaaaaaatgtgaaaaaagttggttctgaaataaatggaacAAAAAATAGGATAAGAAAAtcaaggaaaaggaagcacaAAGTAAATATGGATTTGTCTGAAAGTTTTTCATCTGAGATCCAGTTGAATGAAAAGTGTAAAAAGGAAACGGAAGATAAGAAAACAATGGTGTCTTCTACAATAGCAGAGTGTGATGTTACTATTGGTGATTCCAGTGTTGAATTTCTTACAGATGATAAGACATCACAGGTAAATAACAGCATAATAACGGTGTCATTTGAGGACTTCTTGAAGAGTCAGGGAGAAAATAACGAAGGTCATGGTGAGGAAGACACAAAGCCAACAATAGACAATTCTGCTCCAGCAAATGAAATGGACAAAAGTGATAGTATTTGTGACCCAGAAAAGTGTGAGGAGTCTCAACAGCTGCCACTCAGAACAGTAACTGTCCTCGCACAAGTTCATTCCATTCCCCCAAAACTACCTCCTTTATGTAAAGAGCAAAAAGGCTCTAGGAAAATAGCTTCCATTTTCTTGAAGCAGAAGGGCTGTGTAGGGGAGAAAGAAAGTAGCCCCCCCTTCTCGGACAGCGAACAAACTGAACAGGTTACTCAGAAGAGAAAATCTAATGTAGTTATTGAGGAAGAAGAATTGGAGTTAGCTGTACTAGAGACTGCAGGGTCGGACTCCTTGAAGCCCAGATGTACCCTGGAAGAAAGACATCAGTTTATGAAGGCGTTTAGACAACCAACGTCAGATTTAACAAAAAGTGGAGTTAAAAAGgcacctggaaaacaaaagcaagccATTGGAAAgtcttccaaagaaaaagaaggaccTGAAGATGACACTCTTTCAAATAAAGGATTAGAAAGTGGGGTGCCAGGAGATTGTGTGGATAAATATACACATTCTAGTCCTGAACGCAACAGGACTAAAACCAAAAGACCTAAAAagattcagagaaaagaaaacagaaggaggGCTTCAGAAACTAAGAAAAGGAATGTCTCCAATAGCAGCAACTATAATGGTGATGATTTAGGAGCTAGCGTTCTTACTCAGGAAAGCACCTTAGACGTGAGAATTTCATCGAATCCACAAGGAAATGAGTTAAGGAGGAGTttaaggcagaagaaaataaaaccatccaAAAATCTTACACCTAAAAAAACTAAGGTTAAAAAGACCTTTTCTGAAGATGAATTAAATAGCTCTCCTTTTCACACCTCTACACCAAAAGTAAGCAAGCGATCTTCAAAGAAGAGTAATGAGTACAAAGCCGAGGTGATTACAGTGCCTTTTGATGGCAGCAGCCCAATAAG AATGAGGTTTACACGTATCAATACGACTGCCAAATCAAATAAtgctgaagcaaagcaaaatgaagagtTGAACTCCAAAAATATAAAG ATAAGCTctacttctaaaaatatatccaaagcaaaacaactgaTTGAAAAAGCAAAGGCCATACGGCATAATAGATCAAAGGTCAATGAAGAGTTATCAGGTCCTGTGCGGCGCTCATCTCGACAGCGTGCtcttgatgagaaaaaaaaaatagaagaaaatgaa GAATCGGTAATAATTTTACATTCAAGCCTGAGTAATGACAGTACTACAGTGCAGAATgtgaagcaaaaaaatcttCGGAGCTTAAATgatgttttggggaaaaagccTAGAAACCTGAAGACTGCAAAGAACTCACGCG ggaaacTGAGGTGTCCGCCTTCCTTCCCAGGCAGAAATGCTCAGAACTCTGCAGGTGAACCAGTTGTGATCTTTGATGACAGCAG CCAAGATGCATCTGAAAATTCTCAAGATGATGAACAGTTCAGAGCAAAACGTGAATTCTTGATGAGCGGATTGCCAGAGTCGCTGAAAAGACAGAttgcaaagaaagcagcagcaatggaAGCGTACTCTCTTGCCAGTTCATGTTTTAAGACTGTCGTCCATGTACAGCAGAAGGATGAAG GTTACCCAATGTGGGAACTGAAGTCGCCATCGTGTCCTCTATTAACTAAGCTAAGGAAATTGAATTCTGAAATCACTGATGTCACAAAAATCACTCTCTCGCTTGGTGAATTTTCCACTGTGAATTCAAAACTAACTGGAAATTCTTCTGCACCTGTG CTTTCTGGCCACCGACCGGTTCTTCCTGATACATTCAGGAAAGATTTACTTGATGAGATCACGTCTTCTAATTCTCAGTTTCCTGTGAGAAAATACTTCTACAAGTTTCTGAATAAGCAAACGGAACGGTTGGGTTCTGGAAACAGTATACAAG aaagCAGAGATGACACTGCCAGTTCTGAGGTAGCTCAGAAACATGCTGACCATTCgaaggaaacaaagaggaaaaggaaagaaacagaagaccacagatcaaaaagaagaaaacaaattgaaagtgcagagactgaaataaaatccatagattccaggaaaattatttctccagCATCTGGAGAAAACCAAGCAGAGGCGGAACAAGCAACACATTTGGGAAACAAGAAGACCCAGAAACCAGGCATTATGACAGGAGACACTGAATATTTACCAGAGCCAAATGCATTTTCAG GTGTTGAAAAGGAAGACACACTCTGGACAGAAAAATACCAGCCTCAAGATTCCAGTGAACTTGTAgggaacaagaaagaaatagaaaagctaCACAG CTGgttaaaagaatggaaaaaaagagctgattgggaagaaaaaagaaatcagaaaggggaaaaggaggacaaaGAGCATCAAG ATTCACTGGACAACTTTGACTTCAAAGATAATAAATCTGATATTGAGGAGGAGACCGGCCTTTGCAACACAGTTCTGATCACTGGCCCACCGGGAGTGGGGAAAACTGCCGCAGTATATGCTTGTGCACAGGAGCTTGGTTTTAAG ATCTTTGAAGTTAACGCCTCTTGCCAGCGTAGTGGTAGACAGATACTCTCACAATTAAAAGAAGCTACTCAGTCTCATCAAGTGGACAAAAAAGGTGTTAACGCGCATAAGCCTTGCTTTTTTAACAGCTGTAGCAGTGCCAAGTCACCAA GGAATAGTCAGAAttcacatgaagaaaagaaagatgctcAAATTAAGTCGATAAACAAAGAAGTAGAAGGAGgagaacacaacagaaaaagtgCAACATCTCTCATTCTTTTTGAAGAG GTAGATATAATATTTGATGAGGATGCAGGATTTCTAAGTGCAATAAAGACATTCATGGCGACTGCAAAGAGACCCATAGTTCTTACCACCAATG ATCCAACGTTCAGCTTGATGTTTGATGGCTATTTTGAAGAAATCAACTTTAAAACCCCTTCCTTG ATGAACGCTGCTAGCTATCTTCAGGTGCTGTGTCTGGCCGAGAACCTACGAACAGATGTAAAAGATTTGGCTGCTCTGTTAACCACAAATAACTGTGACATCAGACAATGTGTTCTCTACTTACAATTTTGGGTTAGAAGTGGAGGTGGATGCTTAAAAGACAAATGTCTGGCACGTCATG GAGGAGATGAGACAAGTAAAGCAGATCACGTGATTAATTCTGAAAAGCCTACTGATGCCAAGACTGATTTATCTCCAGCTGATGCGCATCTTCAGGAGCTTCCAAAATGTGATACGGGCTGTGTAGAGACACTGCTTGGCCTTAAGAATATCCTGTTGCCTTCAGAAGACTTGTTTACATTTCTTAAG CACAAAATGACAACCAtggaaaaatggaataaattgatgcagcttctcacagaattCCAGATGAAGAAAGTGGATTTTATATATAGTAATCTTGAAGTTATTCTTCCCTTACCGGTGCAAGTTCTTTCAAACCAATCTGAAGCCTCTAACTCTACACTTGCGAGGACTGCCATTGCTCCTTCGAAAAACAGATCTACTCACAGCTCTGGAAAAAAGtctaaaaaaacaaagaaccaGAAAAGGCTTGAAATATTGGATGATAGTGACTTATTTGATAGTGGACTGAACTATTCATCTGAATTCATAACTTTGCCATCAGACAGTCCTACGACACATGCTGAAGTGAATAAAGAGGCATCAAAGTTGTTGATgaataaagaaggaaaggacaTAAAAACTAAAACCccaggaaatgagaaaaagtctGCTCTTGTTGTTCAGTGCCTAAATTCACTCGCTGAATTTGTGGAGGACATGTCGTTCTTGGATTGTTGCATAAACACAGACACAAAGGAACCGCTGGAGTTTTCTAAGGATGAAGGATTTAATTGGTTAAATGGCAAAATCAAGTATGGTCTTTGTGATGAATTCAGTATAGAAAGTACTGATTGGTGGAGCTTCCAGAGCTGTAGTGAAATAAAGGCAGCTATTGAAGCACTCAGTTTCAACAAATGTTCTGTTAGTATTTCACAAAACTTGGAATCCTCTGTGAGTACCAGTAAAACACCTGAAAGCAATCGGCTGGAGGGACTGACTTTGCATATTTCAAACACAAGAAATTATGTATCCTTCAGTCACTCCGCTGATTCAAG cGTTCAcgaaaaagcagagaggaggcTGGCAGTCATCCGAACTGCTTTTTCCAGAAGCCCTTTAAACCTGGGTAATAAGCAAGCCAGCATACTTGAATACCTCCCCACTCTTCGCAGTATCTGTAGGTCTGAGAAGCTTAAAGAGCAAGGGAAGACTAAAAGAAG gtTCTTGCATTATCTTGAAGGGATTCATCTTGATATACCCAAACAAATGATAAACGCTCTGTCTTTGGAGTTCCCTTGA